The proteins below are encoded in one region of Scyliorhinus torazame isolate Kashiwa2021f chromosome 8, sScyTor2.1, whole genome shotgun sequence:
- the LOC140428256 gene encoding phosphoenolpyruvate carboxykinase, cytosolic [GTP]-like has translation MAPQLQPPPRLPLNVVQGDLNTLSPAVRNFVEENAQLCQPNNIHICDGSEEENRQILSLMEEQGMIKRLRKYQNCWLARTDPRDVARVESKTVIVTPEQRDTIPVAKSGVSQLGRWLSEKEFEKAFNARFPECMKGRTMYLIPFSMGPVGSPLSKIGIQLTDSPYVVASMKIMTRMGSAVLETLGNDQFVKCLHSVGCPLPLKRPLVNNWACNPELTLVAHIPQRREIASFGSGYGGNSLLGKKCFALRIASRIAKEEGWLAEHMLILGVTNPKGQKKYIAAAFPSACGKTNMAMMNPTLPGWKVECVGDDIAWMKFDEQGNLRAINPENGFFGVAPGTSVNTNPNAMKTISKNTIFTNVAETSDGGVYWEGIDENLPPGVTLTSWKNKEWRPEDGEPCSHPNSRFCTPAGQCPIIDPDWESPEGVPIEGIVFGGRRPKGVPLVYEAFNWQHGVFIGAAMRSEATAAAEHKGKVIMHDPFAMRPFFGYNFGRYLSHWLSMEHRAGSKLPKIFHVNWFRKDNQNNYLWPGFGENCRVLEWMFRRIEGEDCAKLSPLGFIPADNALNLNGLGVVNMDELFSVEKKFWEEEIEAIRKYFEDQVNIDLPSDVANQLLQLGQRISRV, from the exons ATGGCACCACAGCTCCAGCCTCCGCCCCGGCTCCCTCTGAATGTGGTTCAGGGGGATCTGAACACGCTGAGCCCTGCAGTGAGAAACTTTGTTGAAGAGAATGCACAGCTGTGTCAGCCGAACAACATCCATATCTGTGATGGCAGTGAGGAAGAAAACCGGCAGATTTTGTCCCTGATGGAAGAGCAAGGCATGATCAAACGTTTGCGCAAGTATCAGAACTG CTGGTTGGCTCGTACAGACCCCAGGGATGTTGCTCGTGTGGAGAGTAAAACTGTGATTGTGACCCCTGAACAGAGAGACACCATTCCTGTAGCAAAGAGTGGTGTCAGCCAGCTCGGGCGCTGGCTGTCGGAGAAGGAATTTGAAAAGGCATTCAATGCCCGATTCCCAGAGTGTATGAAAG GCCGTACAATGTACCTGATTCCATTCAGCATGGGGCCTGTGGGATCACCTCTGTCCAAGATCGGGATTCAGCTGACTGATTCACCTTACGTCGTGGCTAGCATGAAGATCATGACTCGCATGGGATCAGCTGTACTGGAGACCCTGGGGAATGACCAGTTCGTCAAATGCCTTCATTCAGTCGGGTGCCCTTTGCCGCTAAAGA GGCCACTGGTCAATAACTGGGCCTGCAATCCCGAGCTGACTCTGGTCGCCCACATACCTCAGCGCAGGGAGATTGCTTCATTTGGAAGCGGATATGGAGGTAACTCACTGCTGGGGAAGAAGTGCTTCGCTCTCCGCATCGCATCCAGGATTGCTAAAGAAGAGGGCTGGCTGGCTGAGCACATGCTG atCCTGGGAGTGACCAATCCCAAAGGGCAGAAGAAGTACATTGCTGCTGCCTTCCCCAGTGCTTGTGGGAAAACAAACATGGCCATGATGAATCCGACATTACCCGGCTGGAAGGTGGAGTGTGTGGGAGATGACATCGCCTGGATGAAATTTGATGAACAAG GTAACCTGAGGGCAATCAACCCAGAAAATGGCTTCTTTGGTGTAGCTCCTGGGACGTCTGTAAATACAAACCCAAACGCAATGAAAACCATCAGCAAGAACACCATTTTCACCAATGTAGCAGAGACCAGCGATGGGGGTGTTTACTGGGAAGGAATCGATGAAAATCTGCCCCCCGGTGTCACATTAACTTCCTGGAAAAACAAAGAGTGGAGACCAGAGGATGGAGAACCATGTTCACACCCCAACTCCAGGTTCTGTACTCCTGCCGGACAATGTCCGATCATTGACCCAGACTGGGAGTCTCCTGAAGGAGTTCCCATTGAAGGAATTGTCTTCGGAGGACGGAGGCCAaaag GAGTCCCTCTGGTGTATGAAGCTTTCAACTGGCAGCATGGGGTTTTCATCGGAGCAGCCATGAGATCAGAGGCTACAGCTGCAGCAGAACACAAAG GGAAGGTCATTATGCACGACCCTTTCGCCATGCGGCCTTTCTTTGGATACAACTTTGGCAGATACCTATCACACTGGCTCAGCATGGAGCACAGGGCCGGCTCAAAACTTCCCAAGATCTTCCACGTCAACTGGTTCCGCAAAGATAATCAGAACAACTACTTGTGGCCGGGCTTTGGGGAGAACTGTCGAGTCCTGGAGTGGATGTTCCGGAGAATCGAGGGGGAGGACTGCGCCAAGCTGTCTCCTTTGGGCTTCATTCCTGCAGACAACGCCCTTAACCTCAACGGCCTCGGCGTCGTGAACATGGACGAACTCTTCAGTGTTGAGAAAAAATTCTGGGAAGAGGAAATAGAAGCCATCAGAAAATATTTTGAAGATCAGGTCAACATCGACCTTCCCAGTGACGTGGCCAATCAGCTGCTGCAGTTAGGACAAAGAATAAGTCGGGTGTAA